The genomic DNA ACGGGTACTTCCATGATTTTGCCTGTGCGTTGTACTTTATCTCCTTCACGAATGGTTTCAAAATCGCCAAGGATAATAATCCCTACATCATTTGTTTCTAAGTTTTGTGCCATTCCGTATGAACCGTTTGAAAATTCAACAAGTTCTCCACTCATGGCATTTTCTAAACCGTGGGCGCGGGCAATTCCGTCACCGACGTAAGTGACTGTTCCAACTTCTTCAACAGCAAGCTGTTGTTGATAGTTTTCGATTTGTTCTTTAATCAAGGCACTGATTTCTTCTGCTTTGATAGCCATTCAATTCACCTCTTTGTAGTCCTAAAGATTATTTTAATAACTTCTGCTGCATATGTTCTAATTGTTTGCGGATGCTGCCATCGATTACTTGATGGTTTGCTTCAATAACCACTCCGCCGACAATTGACGGGTCAATTAAATTGACTAAATGCGCTTGTTCATACCCTAATAATTGGGCAGCTTTTTCTTCCATTGCTTGATGTTGTTCTTTTGATAAAGGAATGGCTGTTGTCACTGAACCCAAAATTAGTCCTTGGTGCTCATCATAACGTCGTTCATATTCATCAATCATCAAGAGCAGATCGTACATGCGACGATATTCGTAAACCACTCGCAAAAAGTTTTGCATCATTTCACTAAAACCTGTTACTAGTTTTTCCATGATGCTGTCTTTTTCATAAGGCTCTAAGCGATCATCACTTAAAATATCGCCAATACCAGGTACTTGGTGATAGACTTCGCGAAGCGTCAATAATTCTTGATAAATTGCTTCAGCTTGGTTCTTTTCAACTGCCAACTCAAACAAAGCCTTGCCGTAGCGTTTACCAACTGTATATTTATCTAGTTTCATTTGCTTTACCTAAACTTTCAATATAAGAATCAATCAATGCTTCATGTGCATCTGGTGTTAATTCTTTATTTAAAATTTTGGCTGCAATTTGAAGAGAAAGATCTGCCACTTCATTTTTTACTGAAGACAATGCTTCTTCACGTTCTTGAGAAATATCTGTCCGAGCTTTTTCGCGTAAGCGAGTAACTTCCGCAGTTGTTTCTTTTAATGTTTTTTGGCGAGTCTGTTCTCCACTTTCTTTCGCGTTTTTAATAATTTCAGCTGCTTCTGATCTGGAAGAAAGTAATTGTTGTTGACGTTCTTTTTCCATTTTCGCTGCTGCTACGCGAGATTGTTCTGCAGAGTCTAAATCGTTGGCAATTTTTTCTTCACGTTGTGTCAAAATATCTACGATTGCTCCCCATGCATATTTCTTTAATAAGAGCATCAAGATTAAAAATGCACCACTGACAACAATCATCGTGCCTAGTGTGGTACTAGGAGCCGTTTCACCGACTACCAATATAGTAAGTAGCATGAAGTCTCAACTTCCTTTCTTGCAAAAATCGATTTAGCTTCTTCAACTGCTTTATCACTAGCTATTGAAAAGGCTAAAGATAGAAGAAAGCAGTGACGGTCCCGATAATAATCAGCGTCCTGCCTCCATTTTATTGCTTATCTGAATAAAAGTAATAAAGAAACAACGACACCTAAAATTGGCACAGCTTCGATTAAAGCGACCCCGATAAACATTGTTGTTCTTAATTGACCAGACATTTCTGGTTGACGAGTCATTGACTCGATTGTTTTTGAAATAACTTGTCCGTTACCGATAGCGGCTCCGATAGCTGAACCGAAAATTGCAATTGCTGCTGCGATAAAATTTAATCCTTCCATTGTGTAAAATCCTCCTAAAAGATAATTTTTGTCCTTCGTATTTCTTGATTATTCTTCTGTTTCAATTTTGTGTGACATATAAACCATTGAAAGTGTCACAAAGATAAACGCTTGGATACATCCAATAAAGATTGAGAATGCTACCCAAATCATTTCTAGCGGAATTGCTAGTGGGATAACCCATAATCCGACGCTTGCTACGGTTCCAGCAATTAAGCCCAATAGAACTTCGCCGGCAAAAATGTTTCCGTACAAACGCAAGCCTAATGTTAATAGATTCGTGAATTCTTCCATTAATTTTACCGGTAGTAAGAAACCAACGGGTCTTAAATAACTATTAACTAGATAGCCTTTAAAACCAAAGCGTTTCATACCAAAGAAGTGTGTTAAGACAATCATCATCATCGCTAACGTTAAGGTTACGATTGGATCGGCGGTTGGACTTTTCCAAACGCTGAGATCGTCGCCCACAACGATTTTTGTAACGAGACCCAAGATGTTTGAAACAAGTACAAACATGAACAGGGTAAACGCCATTAAATGAAAATTGCTCACTTCTTTACGAGGTAAATTGTCTGTAATGATTCCACGAATAAAATCCACTAACCATTCGATGACCGTTTGTTTGCCTTTAGGTCGTAGCTTCATATTTCTCGTACAAGCATAGACAAAGGCGAAAACAATGATACACGTCAACAGCACCATCAAAACAATGGTTCCATCAAACCAAATTGGTCCGATATTGAAGAGTAATTTCTTCTCTTCCAAATCAATTCACCTCTTTTCCAACAATCTTTCAGAAGTTTCATCCTACTCCTGAGTGATAATCCCTGGCAAAGCTATCGTACCACCACTTGTTGATAATTTACAAATAGTTTACTTTTAAAATTTCATGTGTTGAAAATTGGTTGGAAAACCTTTTCCATAAACCAATCTAATGCAGGGTGGTACTGCTTTCCGAAGCGATTAAAAAATGAATCATTTACATTCATTTACTCAACACTTACCAGATTTTACACCTAATCCGAAGAAAGGCAAGCAAATATGCGAAAAAGAATAAATTTACATTTTTAACGTCGGTTATTTTTTAATGTTCGACTGATTTGTCGGTCAACTTCCTTACGTTTCAAGTCTTCACGCTTGTCGTACTGCTTTTTCCCTTTAGCTAAACCAATCAAAACTTTGGCATAGCCGTCTTTAATATAGACCTTCAAAGGTACTAATGTGATACCTGTATTTTTGGTTTCGCCGATTAACTTATTAATTTGTTTTTTGTGTAATAATAATTTTCTGGTACGTAATGGGTCATGATTAAAAATATTGCCCTGTTCATATGGACTAATATGAACATTATACAAAAAGGCTTCTCCGTTTCGAATTCGTGCAAAACCATCTTTTAAATTGATACGACCATTTCGAATAGATTTGATTTCTGTTCCTTGTAAAACAAGACCTGCTTCAACCGTATCGATAATTGAATAATCATGTCTAGCTTTGCGGTTTTGTGCGATTAATTTTCCTTCCCCTTTTGGCATAAGCGACCTCCTCTACTTCTTCTTTTTTCCTTTTTTATTTTTTTGTTTCATTGCTTCTTTATAAAAAGGTTGTTTTTTGCCTTTGCCTTTTTTCTTATTTTTCTTTTTCTTACCATCAAATGATTCATCTTTTTTATTTCTTCGTTGATTATTTGAACGAGTTGAAGAATTGGCTTTACCTTTTTTACGTCCTTTTGGTCCTTCTACTGGCGCAACTTCTTCAGCTGAAATCAATTCAAAATCAACTTCTCTTGTTTCTGGATCAGCTTTTTCAACACGGATTTGAACTTTCTGACCAATTTTCAAAGTCATTCCCGTCCGTTCACCAACTAACGCCATATGATTTTCAATAAAGTGGAAATAATCTTGTTTTAAGTTGTTCACGTGAATCAAGCCTTCTATTGTATTAGGCAGTTCCACAAAGATACCAAATTTTGTGACTGAGCTGATAATCCCGTCATACGTTTCTCCCACTTTATCTACCATAAATTCGGCTTTCTTCATGGCGTCCACTTCACGCTCTGCATCAACTGCGCGACGTTCCATACTTGAACTATGATTGGCAATTTCTGGTAATGCTTCGTTCCATTTTTCTTGATTTTTTTCAGATTGATCTTGGCTATAGCTGCGAATCAAACGATGCACAATTAAATCTGGATAACGACGTATTGGTGAAGTGAAATGCGTATAATATTCAGCAGCCAACCCATAGTGTCCGTAGTTGTCTTCTGAGTATTTCGCTTGTTGCATACTTCTTAGCAACATCGTATTGATAACCACTTCTTCCGGCTTATTTTCAACTTGCTCTAAAACTTTTTGTAAATCTTTCGGTGAAATGTTTTCTTTTGTTCCTTTAACAAGAATGCCAAGTACTGCAGCAAAGTCAAAGAAACGTTGCATTTTTTCTTCTTTTGGTTGTTCATGAATCCGATAAATGAATGGCAGTTTTAAGTCATGATAATGACGCGCCACAGTTTCATTCGCTGCCAACATAAAGGATTCAATTAATCGTTCACCCACGCCACGCGTGCGTAAAAGAATATCTTGGGGATGACCATTTTCATCAACTAGGACTTTGGCTTCACGATCTTCAAAAGAAATCGCACCACGGCGCATACGCATCTCTTCTAATATATGGTGCAGCTCGCCCATCTCTTTAAACATGGGAACTAGCTCTTTGTAGCGTTCTAACGTTTCAGGTTTTTGCTCTTCTAAAATTTCATTGACTGCTGTATAGGTCATTCGCTCCGTTGTTTGGATTACACTTTGGAAAATTTCATGCGAAATAACTTCTCCTTCTGGTGTAATTTCCATCTCACAACTCATGGTTAAACGTGGAACATGTGGGTTTAGCGAACAAATCCCATTTGATAATCGCTGCGGAATCATTGGCACAACTCGGTCTGTCAAATAGACACTTGTGCCACGTTCATACGCTTCCATATCCAATTGACTTCCTTCAGTTACATAATAAGAAACATCTGCAATATGCACCCCTAAAAAGAAATTGCCATTTGCTAACTTTTGTACCGTTACTGCATCATCTAAATCTTTCGCATCTTCTCCATCAATCGTCACAATCAACTGATCACGTAAATCCCGACGACCGACTAAATCGCTTTCTGCAATAGTTTCTGGTACTTGGTCCGCTTCAGCCAAAACTTCATCAGGAAATGCTGTGGGAATTCCATGAGCCACCACGATTGATAAAATATCCATTCCTGGATCATTTTTATGACCAATCACTTGTTTGACTAGTCCTTCCATACTCGTTGGATATTCTTGATCTGGATAATAGGTAATTTCAGCAATGACAATGCTACCATCTACTGGCTTAATCCCTTCAGGTGCAATTGATACAGTATACTGATTCAATTTCTTATCTTTGGGAATCATGTAGCCATACAGTCCCATTTCTGCCATTTCTTCTTCACTATATGCCACAAATTCTCCGACAACTTGGCTCACTGCTCGCTCTTTAATTTCTTTTACTTTACCTTCTGCGCCGCGATCTGAAAAAGGATCCGCATGTTGGATCACGTCGATTAAAACCGTGTCCCCATCCATTGCAAAGTTCGTTGCCTCTTTAGGAATGTAAACATCTGGTTCTTCAGGATCGATGGTCACGAAACCAAAGCCTCGTTCATTTGCACGAAACGTTCCTTCTATTAATAAGTCTTTCATTGGTAACAGGACTTTGCCTTTTTTGTTGAAACTAACTGACTTTTCTCGTTCCATTTGTGCAATGGTTTGCACTAAAATTTTAAAATCTGAACTTTTTTCTAAATTCAAGCCTTGTGCAATTTCTTCCATTGAAAAGCTTTTCTTTTTTTGGCTTTCCATGAAATGTAAAATTTGCTCTTTAATTGTTTGTTTTGTCATTATTTCTCCTCATTCCAAGGTAGTGTTGCTAAAAATTGCACCACATCTTGCTCTAATTGTTTGTGTTCTCCACTCACCGTAATGACATGTCCGCTGTTTGGGTACCATTGTAAGGTCACACGTGCTTGTGTTAGCGCTTGGGCCGTTTGATAGACGCCCATTGGCTCAATCATTTCATCTTTGCCAGCTTGCGCTAAGAAAAGAGGTGCGTGGATTTTGTTTAGTTTGTCAGCCGTCTGACTAGCAATCGTTTCAATCGCTCCTAATTGTTGTTTGACTCGTTGCTCAATCGATTGCAACCGGCTTTGTTGTTCCTCTGCAGGAACTTCTGCGATTTTCATCACATTTTCTGCGTATAATACGAAATTTTCTGGGACTTTATTTTCGACAGGGTAAATCGGTGAACAGAAAAATCCACCACCAATTAATCCTGTTAATTGTTCCGTTAATGCATGCATACTGAAAATCCCGCCCATTGATAAACCAAAAATGGCAATTTCTTGGTAACCTCTTTCTCTCAAAAAAGCGACTGCTTCTTGTGTATCTTGCCACCATTGTTCCGTTGTTTGATCTAAAATATCTTCAGGAACTAGCGTGCCATGTCCTGAAAAATTAGGCGAATAGACAGTATAATTTTCTTTTTCTAAACGTCTGCTTAACATCCGTACATCATTACTGCTGCCAGAATAAGCGTGTAATAAAAGGACCGCCCGTTTTCCTTTTTCTGAAAATAACGGCTTTGGTAAATTGATTTTTTTTGCCACTTCGCTCACCTCAGCTTCATTCTATCATATTCTCAAAAGAAAACCTTCCGAAATGATAAGTTTCAAAGACTTTTTCAGAAAGAAAAAGAACAGAAAAATAAGTGTCCGCACTCATCTCTCTGTTCTAAACTTGTCATTTTAAAAGATTACGTACTTATTTTGAAGATAAGAACGCCAAAACAAATAATAAAATCATCCAAATTGCGCCAAGAACTGCTGTTGAGCGTTGCATAACAGCTTCAAAACCGCGCGCTTTTTGCTTCCCAAATAATTTATCTGCACCGCCAGTGAAGGCACTTGCTGCACTGTTTTGTTTGCTTGGTTGCATCATAACAGTAATGACGATTAAAACAGATAAAATGATGACCAACGTTAAGATTAGATTATACATGCGTTAATTCTCCTTTTTATACAAATATGCGAAATTCATCTACTTTAATGTAGCATATTTTATCTGTAAACACCAGTGAAATTTAATGTCTTTCCCTATTTGTCTCTAATAGCAACAGCCGCAAGTAGGAATCAGATTTCTACTTGCGGCTGTTGCTAACTTCTTCTTTATTTTCTCAATACGTCTCCGTATTCAGGTTTAGTATCAAATTCTTTTTTGGCAAATGGACATAGCGGAATAATTTTTTTATGCTCTTTTCTCGCTTTTTCAACACCGGCTAAAACAAGTTTTTCAGCTAATTTTTGTCCACGATAAGTTGGATCAACAAACGTATGATCAATAATCATCATGCTTTCGCCAGCATCTGACCAAGTCATTTCACCAATTTCTTGGTTTTCATCGTTATATAGAGCAAAACGATTGTTTTCTTCTTTAATTTGCATATTCGTTCCCTGCTTTCCGAATATATTTTAGAGCACCACTTGGACATGAATCTACCACAATCATGTCATTTTCAACACTTCCGTTATCTGGAATAATCCATGGTTTCCGACCAACTTCAAAGACTTCTGGATTTCCACGAACACAATTACCAATATGTTCACAAATATCTTTATTATAAAAGATATCAATTCCTTCCCCAGTATATTTACGGTAGCCTTCTTTTAATAGTTGTTCTTCCGTGACTGGTTGCCCATCTATTTGGTTTCCTTTCATTGCACAATCTCTCCCCTGTAACTTATTAATATTAAAAACGTACCTTTATTTTACCACTAAGCTGGACATTCAGGCAATTAATTGTTCCACCTTACTGGCCAATTCGACGAGCACGCAAAGCAGATAAGATTGACACAGTGTCCACGACTTCTTGTAGCATAGCCCCGATTAGCGCCGGAATGATCCCGGTACTAGCAATTAGCATTAGTAAAACGCAGATAAAAATTCCGATTAATACAGATTGTTTGGCAATTTTCATGGTATCTTGGGCAATTTCGACCGCTTGACTGACTTTACTTAAGTCATCTTTTAAAATAACAACGTCAGCAGTTTCACTAGCCGCAGTAGCTCCATGAGCGCCCATAGCAATACCTACGTCTGCAGCGGCAAGCGAAGGTGCATCATTTACACCATCTCCTACCATGATGACTGGATGGTTTTCTTTGGGCAATTCTTTTAGAATAGTTAATTTATCTTGTGGTAAACATTCCCCATGTACTTCGGTAATTCCTACTTCTGCAGCAATCGTTTCTGCGACGGATTCTTGATCCCCCGTCAGCATTAAAATTCGTTGAAGATGTAATTGGTGTAATTTTTCCATAGTCTCTTTTGCTTCTGGACGTACAGTGTCTGTAAAAGTAATTCGGCCTAAATATGTGCCATTACGTGAAATATGAATAGTCGTTTTATCAATTTGTTCAGTTGCTTGAGACTCTTGTGTCACAAAATTCTTTTTACCTACCCGTATCTCAGCACCATCCACAAATGCCTTCACGCCAGCACCAGAAACTTCCGCTAGATCTGTAATATTTTTTAATGGGACATCTTGCTTTCTGGCATAAGCAACAATTGATCTAGCTAAAATATGACTTGATTCTTGTTCCACGCTTGCTGCCAATCCCACTAATTCAGCAGCAGTTATTCCAGCATTGATTGGTTGGACTTGATCAACAGAAAGTTGTCCTTGCGTAATCGTGCCTGTTTTATCAAACGCAATCGTTTTTGCAGAAGCTAATTTTTCGACCATCGTTCCCGATTTAATAACGACCCCATGACGACTTGAACGACCCATCCCTGCCACTAAAGCAATTGGGGCAGATAGAATTAAAGGACACGGCGAAGCAACAACTAAGACTTCCGCAAAACGTGTCGGACTTTTTGAAACAAACCAAGCAACACCTGCAATTAAGTAGGCAATTAGTGTAAAAGGTACCGCATAGCGGTCTGCTAAACGTACAAAATGAGCTGGACGCGCCGCAGATTCTTTCACTAAGTTCACAATTGTTTGATATTGACTGTCGGCTACAGTTTTTTCAGCAACCATTTTCAAAGAGCCATCACCATTCACGGAACCCGACATTAATTCATCCCCAGGATTTTTTTCAATTGGTTTTGATTCTCCTGTTAATGAAGATTCATCGACTGTTGATGTCCCGGTTTTTACCAAGCCATCAACTGGAACTAGTTCCCCTGGTTTTACTACTAATTCATCGCCAACATTGATTTCCTCAACAGAAACATCTTCTAAATTTTCGCCATTCAAGCGATGAGCTTTTTGTGGCGAGTTATCCAATAATGACTTCAGCTCTTGGTTAGCTTTTCCAGCGGCATAGTCTTCTAATGAATCACCACCAGTCAACATAATTAAAATCATCAAACTGGCCCAGTATTCTCCCACAGCTAAGGTTGCAACGATAGCGGTAATCGCTAAAATATCGACACCATATTTTCCTTCACGTAAGGTTTGAATCATTTCCCAGAACATCATTAACGCCATTACTGAACCTGTTATTAAAATAATGCCATACGCCCAATTCGGCTGATGTAAAATAAATTCAAATAATAATGCCAAAACTCCTGTTATAATTGTAATCCCCAATTTTGTTACATGCTTCATCTCTTTTTCTCTCCCATCATTCACTTTACATTATTGAGCGTACCTTTTCTGTTTTGAAAAAGAAAGTGAAAACGCCTAAATGAAAACGACTTTCATTATCATAGGATAGTTGCTGTAGCAACGTTTACTTTCTGAAAAGTAGTTATGTAAAAAAAACACAGACCATCGTTCATTCGCCGATGGT from Enterococcus faecalis includes the following:
- the atpH gene encoding ATP synthase F1 subunit delta, with product MKLDKYTVGKRYGKALFELAVEKNQAEAIYQELLTLREVYHQVPGIGDILSDDRLEPYEKDSIMEKLVTGFSEMMQNFLRVVYEYRRMYDLLLMIDEYERRYDEHQGLILGSVTTAIPLSKEQHQAMEEKAAQLLGYEQAHLVNLIDPSIVGGVVIEANHQVIDGSIRKQLEHMQQKLLK
- the atpF gene encoding F0F1 ATP synthase subunit B, whose product is MLLTILVVGETAPSTTLGTMIVVSGAFLILMLLLKKYAWGAIVDILTQREEKIANDLDSAEQSRVAAAKMEKERQQQLLSSRSEAAEIIKNAKESGEQTRQKTLKETTAEVTRLREKARTDISQEREEALSSVKNEVADLSLQIAAKILNKELTPDAHEALIDSYIESLGKANETR
- the atpE gene encoding ATP synthase F0 subunit C, whose protein sequence is MEGLNFIAAAIAIFGSAIGAAIGNGQVISKTIESMTRQPEMSGQLRTTMFIGVALIEAVPILGVVVSLLLLFR
- the atpB gene encoding F0F1 ATP synthase subunit A, whose translation is MEEKKLLFNIGPIWFDGTIVLMVLLTCIIVFAFVYACTRNMKLRPKGKQTVIEWLVDFIRGIITDNLPRKEVSNFHLMAFTLFMFVLVSNILGLVTKIVVGDDLSVWKSPTADPIVTLTLAMMMIVLTHFFGMKRFGFKGYLVNSYLRPVGFLLPVKLMEEFTNLLTLGLRLYGNIFAGEVLLGLIAGTVASVGLWVIPLAIPLEMIWVAFSIFIGCIQAFIFVTLSMVYMSHKIETEE
- the smpB gene encoding SsrA-binding protein SmpB, with the protein product MPKGEGKLIAQNRKARHDYSIIDTVEAGLVLQGTEIKSIRNGRINLKDGFARIRNGEAFLYNVHISPYEQGNIFNHDPLRTRKLLLHKKQINKLIGETKNTGITLVPLKVYIKDGYAKVLIGLAKGKKQYDKREDLKRKEVDRQISRTLKNNRR
- the rnr gene encoding ribonuclease R, encoding MTKQTIKEQILHFMESQKKKSFSMEEIAQGLNLEKSSDFKILVQTIAQMEREKSVSFNKKGKVLLPMKDLLIEGTFRANERGFGFVTIDPEEPDVYIPKEATNFAMDGDTVLIDVIQHADPFSDRGAEGKVKEIKERAVSQVVGEFVAYSEEEMAEMGLYGYMIPKDKKLNQYTVSIAPEGIKPVDGSIVIAEITYYPDQEYPTSMEGLVKQVIGHKNDPGMDILSIVVAHGIPTAFPDEVLAEADQVPETIAESDLVGRRDLRDQLIVTIDGEDAKDLDDAVTVQKLANGNFFLGVHIADVSYYVTEGSQLDMEAYERGTSVYLTDRVVPMIPQRLSNGICSLNPHVPRLTMSCEMEITPEGEVISHEIFQSVIQTTERMTYTAVNEILEEQKPETLERYKELVPMFKEMGELHHILEEMRMRRGAISFEDREAKVLVDENGHPQDILLRTRGVGERLIESFMLAANETVARHYHDLKLPFIYRIHEQPKEEKMQRFFDFAAVLGILVKGTKENISPKDLQKVLEQVENKPEEVVINTMLLRSMQQAKYSEDNYGHYGLAAEYYTHFTSPIRRYPDLIVHRLIRSYSQDQSEKNQEKWNEALPEIANHSSSMERRAVDAEREVDAMKKAEFMVDKVGETYDGIISSVTKFGIFVELPNTIEGLIHVNNLKQDYFHFIENHMALVGERTGMTLKIGQKVQIRVEKADPETREVDFELISAEEVAPVEGPKGRKKGKANSSTRSNNQRRNKKDESFDGKKKKNKKKGKGKKQPFYKEAMKQKNKKGKKKK
- a CDS encoding alpha/beta hydrolase translates to MSEVAKKINLPKPLFSEKGKRAVLLLHAYSGSSNDVRMLSRRLEKENYTVYSPNFSGHGTLVPEDILDQTTEQWWQDTQEAVAFLRERGYQEIAIFGLSMGGIFSMHALTEQLTGLIGGGFFCSPIYPVENKVPENFVLYAENVMKIAEVPAEEQQSRLQSIEQRVKQQLGAIETIASQTADKLNKIHAPLFLAQAGKDEMIEPMGVYQTAQALTQARVTLQWYPNSGHVITVSGEHKQLEQDVVQFLATLPWNEEK
- the secG gene encoding preprotein translocase subunit SecG, which gives rise to MYNLILTLVIILSVLIVITVMMQPSKQNSAASAFTGGADKLFGKQKARGFEAVMQRSTAVLGAIWMILLFVLAFLSSK
- a CDS encoding GNAT family N-acetyltransferase — encoded protein: MQIKEENNRFALYNDENQEIGEMTWSDAGESMMIIDHTFVDPTYRGQKLAEKLVLAGVEKARKEHKKIIPLCPFAKKEFDTKPEYGDVLRK
- a CDS encoding (4Fe-4S)-binding protein, whose translation is MKGNQIDGQPVTEEQLLKEGYRKYTGEGIDIFYNKDICEHIGNCVRGNPEVFEVGRKPWIIPDNGSVENDMIVVDSCPSGALKYIRKAGNEYAN
- a CDS encoding heavy metal translocating P-type ATPase, which produces MNDGREKEMKHVTKLGITIITGVLALLFEFILHQPNWAYGIILITGSVMALMMFWEMIQTLREGKYGVDILAITAIVATLAVGEYWASLMILIMLTGGDSLEDYAAGKANQELKSLLDNSPQKAHRLNGENLEDVSVEEINVGDELVVKPGELVPVDGLVKTGTSTVDESSLTGESKPIEKNPGDELMSGSVNGDGSLKMVAEKTVADSQYQTIVNLVKESAARPAHFVRLADRYAVPFTLIAYLIAGVAWFVSKSPTRFAEVLVVASPCPLILSAPIALVAGMGRSSRHGVVIKSGTMVEKLASAKTIAFDKTGTITQGQLSVDQVQPINAGITAAELVGLAASVEQESSHILARSIVAYARKQDVPLKNITDLAEVSGAGVKAFVDGAEIRVGKKNFVTQESQATEQIDKTTIHISRNGTYLGRITFTDTVRPEAKETMEKLHQLHLQRILMLTGDQESVAETIAAEVGITEVHGECLPQDKLTILKELPKENHPVIMVGDGVNDAPSLAAADVGIAMGAHGATAASETADVVILKDDLSKVSQAVEIAQDTMKIAKQSVLIGIFICVLLMLIASTGIIPALIGAMLQEVVDTVSILSALRARRIGQ